GGGTGCCGAAGCGCCCGGTCCGGCCCGGCCGTCCCGGATCCAATTCCCTTCGCCTTTGCCACTGCGGATCCGGCCGTTGCCCGGTGCACCGGCAGCCCGATCGGGGCAAGGATCAGCCCGATAAGCCCGGCATGGTTGCCCATCCAGTTGCCCCAAGCCGCCCGGTCGCCGGTTCGCCCCACCCGCGTCTTCCAGTGCGCCGCCAATGCCACCCCGCTCGCACTTGTTCATGCCACGTCATGCCCCAAATCGTCCGTAAGCCTCACCCGCGGATAGGTCAGTGTGGATGCGCACGGGGCGCCAAACCAAAGCCCTGACCGCTCGCAGCACGCCAGCCGAACCACCACGAAAGCTGCAACGACAAGTCTTGGCGCGGGCCAAGCATGGCGGTCCACTGGCAGCCTGTCGGACCTGGGGAGGGCGATGTTTTTATCCCACCGTTTAACAGGAGCGCGGCTGACCGCATCTGAAAGGTTAGGCGACACGCTTTCTTTCCATTGACCGCGATGCCCCACTGCTGCTCCCACCCAACCTGCGCGAGTGGGTGGCCGCCAACGATCTGTTCATAGGGTCGAAGAACAGAACAACCGTTGTTCGACGGCCCGCAGGTGCTGCCGGACCCGGGGACCGCTCCCCTCGGGCGACCGTTCGTGCCCGAGTCACGGTGTCAACGGTCGGTCAAGAGTACGGATTCGCGCTGCTTCTACACCCGATCGGGCAATGGGCCAGATCTGAGCAGTAAAACCTGGTCATCTGGTTCGGGTCGGTCGGGTCCTCACTCCCCGTGTCGTCTCTGCACGCCGTGGGACCGGATGCCCCTCCAGGCACGGTCGCCCGGAGAGCACCCATCGCATTTCGCGTCAGGCCGGTGCTGATACTGTTCCGCCATTTTGAATCGCGGAAAATCCCGCATCTTGGTGCAAACATTTCAGTCACCAGGGCCTTGTACGCTGAGGATCCCGGCAACGCCTGCGGCACCCTCGGAACTGCCACCGCAAGAACCTCAGACTCAACGCGGGCGCCTCAATGGCCGGACCGCGCCATGGCCCGGGTTTTTCCGTGGTTTCGCGTGAAAAAGATCACACCAAAATGCGCATGCACCCGCGAAAGATTCACGACAAGCAAGAGGCCATGCTGTCCTGTGATCCCAACCGGTTGGTCTGTGGAACCTGGTAAGAAGTCAAATCAGTTCCAGATCCAACCGTGTACCGTACGACGACTCACAACCCTTCCGGCCGGAGGTCGGTCCGCGGCAGGTGCTGCTCCAGCCGGAATGGCCGGAACAAACCATAAGCAATCGTGCTGTAGCGCACGCCGGGTGGCGGGCCTTCTTCGGGACCTTCCTGAAACATGGCCGGCCATGCACTACCCGGACGGGGATCCCCATGATGGGGGCCGAGGGTGTTCTTGAGGGTACCGATCACCACAACTTCGACCACGTTGGTGCCGGGACGGAGTTGCCGGGTAACCTCGAGTTCCCAGGGCGGTGCCAGGATATATCCAACCCGTTGGCCATTAACATTCACCCGCGCCACACTGCCCTGCCAGCCCTGCAGCCGGACGAAGTACCGGCCCTCCGGGTGGGGCAACGCATATCGCTGGCGATAGGCAACCCCCGCACCATAGAACGGGTGGCCCTGGGTATTCCAACCCAGTCCATGGGTTTCGTCGAGACCACTGCCATCCACCAAATGGATGGCATTTCGCCGGTGCGATGCCAGTTCACTGGACACCTGATGCACTCTCACGTTCGCCAATCGATGGTCCTCAGCGGTGTAGAACTGAACTTCCGAAAGGCCCACAAAACCGTGGTCCTCCGGCGTACCTTCGGCCGGGTATTCAACACCACGAAGGTTGGACAAAATGTCCAGGCGCACGTACCGCACCGCCCGGTCGCTCACGGGCAGGATGTCGGGCGTGTCATAAGCACCGCCCGGAGCCCGCCGGAGATGGAACGTGCCCAGCTCCTCGTTCATTGAGTCCGGCTCCGCGCCGGCTCTGATTCGGATCCTCCCGGCGCCCCGCAACGTCAGGTCGCGCACGTGCGCCTCGTTGTAGTTCCAGATCTTGATCCGGTTCACATTCGTCACCTGGCCCAGATCAAAGATCACGTATGGAGCGCGGTCCTCCCGGCCCTCCTGGAATCCGATGCCGACGGTCAGCCAGGCTGTCCCGTCAGGGTTGTAGCCGTGAGCCGGTCGGGGTTGGGCTCTGCCCAGTTGGATCGGGGTGTCCGGCGTAATCGCGAATCCCCGCGCCACCGGTTTGAGGGCGAAGCTGCCCAGCACATAAGCCGGCTCCAGCTCGTGCAGCATGGTGAAGGGCCGGGCCGTGAGCGTGACCACGTTTTCTCCGGTTCGTGCGGTCGAAGCCAGGGAGATGCGGCCGAAAGCCTTGTCCAGCCACCAGGCACCCGGTACCGGTTCCACCGCCCGGCCGTTGCAGGTGATGGTGTAAAGGTCGGGTCGTTCCACAACAAGAGCCAGGTCGGGTGGCACGGCGCCTTCAATGGAGAAACGGTAGCTGACCGTGAAGCCGCTATCGGGCGGAAACGTCCTGGAGATCAACTCGTCCTTGAACTGAACGGCGTTGTCCCACGGGCTGCGTTCCACACCATGTTTCTGCCACACAAACTGGTTGGCGCGGTAAAAATACACGTTCGATCGTGTCTCCCCGGCTGCGGACACGTCCACGTAATCCAACGTCAGCACGTTGGGTTCCAGCCGCTGGATTTCCAGAAAGGCATCCACGTCCTCTTCCCGTCCCGCCGGATGGGTGGCCAAACCTCCGGCCAACCGGATGGGCGGCACCGGACGTATTTCCTCCCTCACCGGTCGTCCGGGCTCCAGCGGTTGCCGTGACAGGAACAACAAAAGGCTTCCGGATGGCGGCAACCGAAAGTCGGCCCTGAGCCCGTTCGAAGTGTTCTGAAATGGGTACGGCTCCACGGCACCCGTGTAGGGGTCCCATCTTTCCACACCCTGAAGGTCCGATTCAATGGTGCCGGCCGAGGGCTCCTGCATGCTGGTGTTCACCAGCAACAGGATCTGGCCGTCGTCGATGTGACGGCGGTGATGGAAAAGAATGCCCCGGTCGGCCGCCGCGCGGATGATCCGAACCCCCTGCGGAGGCGCCAGGCGATGGAGTGCTTCCACTACGCGGGATGGGTCCGTGGCAACCCATCCAGTCCGGGTCGCCCAATGGGCCGGGCGCGGTGAGAGTGCACCGTCCACGCGCGCAGGGGCCGCTCTCAGGCACAACACCCGGCCGCCAGCCTCCCGGAAACGATCCCCCAGCTCCAGCAGATTGGATGAAATGTTTTCGCACAGCGGCGGCAGTACGAGCACATCATAGAGGCGCCGGCCCACACGAAGCCGGTTGCCTTCCACGGCGGCGTGCTCGGCCAGAATGGACTCGCAACCCAGGTCATATTCGATTTGGGCCGCCTCGAGGCGCATCAACAGGTTGAAAAACGAATCGCCCAGTTGCCGAAGCCCGGCCTCATGGCCCTGGTACATCCAGGCGGTGCTCGTCGGTTCCAGCACCAGGATGCGGTTGATTTGTTCGCCCTGGGACATGACGGCCGAGAGCCGCGCCAGGTAGCGCGCATGAACCTGGTAGGCCTCCCACCAGGGCTCGTGATAGCTGAAGCTCTGGGGATGATCGCGTTTACGGGCGCCCCGTAGGGTCACATAGCTGAGGTGCTCGTCCATGAGATTGATTCCCAACACCAGGAGCCAGTCGGCAATGCGCTTCATATCCTCGAACCGCAAGTCCCATCCCCCGGCCCCATAGAGCTCCACCAGTGTGCGTTTGCGGCCGAGCTGGTTGGCCACACTGGAGATTTCCCGACAGAACCGCACGTTACCGAACTGGGCACGGGTGTGTTCGGCGTATTGATTCATCAGGCAATCGATCCCCGGGATGTGCTGCCAGGCGGCCATGGCCATGTTATCCGGAACGTTCAGGCATTGAGGCCATTCGTGGTCCCAATAGTAGCCGGTGAAGCTCAATCCGTGCGCCTCGCACCACTCGTAGTAGGGCCTGGCCCACCGCTCAATGAAAAGCTCGTTGAGGGTGCGGAAGTAGTCATGGCGCACCCGCCGCCAGTCCCCCAGCTCGCGCGCCAGTGCCGGCAGATGGGCCAACAAATCGTAGCCGCGCCGCTTTTCAAACTGCTCCGGCAGGTCGGGACACCATGGGAATCCTCCCGCAGGCCGGATGTTCGGCTCGTCGGTGAACACTCCCGGAATCCGATGGCCGAACTGGCCGCCCACCTCCCGCCTGTAGGCCCCGAGCGTGACCTCAAGGAACTTCTCCGTGACGCCCTCGGTCAGCAGGTTCACGTAGAAACGGTTGCCGTGCCATGGTGAATTTTCGGCCTGCCGGATCACGGCCACCCAATACCGACCGTGCGGGAGAGTCTCGCCCGACCTTACCCGGCCGGACACATCGCGGGCATCGTCATCCCCCAGCTGGAACACGGCCACCGTGTCGGTAGTCCATTCGGGCGGGGCGTTGGTTTCGAAGAAATGCAGGCCCATGCCGCGGGACTCGGGCATCAGCTCCGGCACCCATCCACCGGCAAAACCGCTCGGGTATGAGTTCTCGTCGTAGATCCAAACGTTCATGTCCAGGCGTTCGGCCTCGTCCAGGGCCACCTTCCACAGCCGGAACCATTCCAGCCCCAGGTAGGGGGTCATCAAGCCCGGCCGGGGGTGGATGAACACCTGTCGGATCTGTTGGCTGCAAAGGTCGCGCAGCGTGTCACGGACCTGTTCCTCGGTCATCGCGTCATTCCACACCCACAGGGGCGCGCTGGTGTAATGGCGGGGCGGGTCGGCGAGAAGGCGTTTCACCGCTGTCGCATCCACGGCGTGCGCGCTGAGCACCATCCCGCTCGTCAGAAGCAGCAGGCCCGGAACCCACAACAAGCCACGGAGCATGCACGTTCGCATACCAACGGCCCCAGCAGACCCCAAGCGACCCGCTTGTTCAAGTCTGCCGTTCTGGAGGGCCTGCACAATTCGTGAGCCCCTGGCGAGGATCAGGCGTCAGGGCGTCATTGGACGGCAGCCGTGAGGGTGCCGGGAATTCACGAGGGTCCAACTGCAGTTCGCGGCGCCGGTTCACCGAAGTGGACCGTCGCACCCGCCTGCCAGCCTACAATCCGTCCGGGTCTCAGGCCACGATCGAGAAGTGCTGTTCCGCATACCCGCCGGGGCTGGCGAACCTGCCGTGTTTACCGGTTGTTGTGAAGTGCTACATTGCGACCGTGAAGTCTTCTCAACCCAATATTGGGCCCACGGGCCGATGGTTGCGAGCCGCGGTCGGGATTGTATTGCTTGGCGTTGCCTGGTGGGCGGTTGGTCAGGATCGTCGGTTGGCCGCCCTGCTGGCCGTGCTCGGGGTATTCTGCCTGTACGAGGCCGCACGCGGCTGGTGCCTTTTGCGGGCCTGCGGCATCAAGACGAAGTGGTGACGCGCTTTTCGACCAGCCGCCGCAATCGGATCCGGTTATAGCGCTGGGCCAGAATGCACGGGATGTTCAACAGCAGCCCGCAAAGGGTCATGATGAGGATGGCCCAGGGAGGATTCCATAATGCAAAGACCGGCGTGGAGGCCAGTGCAGCCCAGTGACACAGCTCGCCCCGCCACGTCTCCACGAGAAAGGCTCGGAGGTAGTCGGTTTGTGAGGATCTCAAAGCCGATTTCGGAAAACCGTGCCGAAACCAGGCAGCGCCATCCGGCAGTCGATCCTTCCAACGACGGACGGCGAACAGGCGTTCGTAGAGCCGTCCCTGTGCTTCCCAGGCAAATCCGCGCGGCGGGTGGAACCACCGGGACGGCAGCCGGGTAAAGATCCATGCCCAACCCAACTGGATCACCGGCCATCCGATCACGTTCAACAAAGCAGTCAGCCAGGTGGGAAGCTCAGTCAGCATGGATGGTTCGTCCCTTCCACGACACCTCCCCACCGCGGCGCGCCGTTCCCGTCAGGAAAAGCGCGAAAAAGAAAAGCAGCGGAAGCGGGTATAAGACGGCCGCGGGAATTCCGAACGAGCCCACCCGACGGGCCAGGCAGGCAACCTGAACAACGCACGCACCATAGGCAACCGCCCAGGGCCATGCCCCCTGGGTAACACAGCAGCCCAGCGCCACGGCCGTCAGGCCTGTCAGCCAGGTGATGATCATGAACAGCCTGAGTCTGCCGGTTTTACCCGCTCCGGAGGCAAATCCCTTCAGCCAACCCTCCACCAGTTCTCGTACCCCTCCCGGATACATGCGGAAGGACAGAATCCCCCGCCCCACGCCGCTGTGCACAGGCACACCGGCCTCACGAAAAGCCTCGCCCAACCACACATTTTCCAGAATACGTTCCTTTGCACGTGCATGCCCGCCCACACGCCGGTAGCTCTCCCGATCCACCAACAACATGGGGCCGAACAGAGTCGTCCCCGCCGCTCCCAGGGCCATAAGGATGTTGAAGAACATGGACAATTCCTCGTAGGGCTTACGGATTACATGATAGGGGGCCAGGGAGAAAGCGCCTCCGGCATACATGGACAACGCCCTGTCCAAGCCGCCGGCCTCAAACCACGTATCGGCATCCAAAAACAAAAGGATTTCTCCGCCGGCCGCGTCCGCGCCCTGTTGGCATGCCCAGGGTTTCCCACGCCAGCCATCGGGAAGCGGTGCTGAGGAGATCACCCGGGCACCGTGAGCCCGGGCAATGGCAGCGGTACGGTCCGTGGAAGCGTCATCCACCACGATCACCTCGTCGGGTGGAGCAGGCTGCCGACGAAGGGATTCAAGGAGCCGTGGAAGGTTATGCTCCTCGTTCCGGGCTGGAATGATCACGGTGAGTCGCCGTCGGCCTGCACGCTCGGGCGCCGGTAGGGGCGTTCGAAGATATGGGATCAACGCCCATCCGATCGAGGATACTCCCAGCGCTGCCAGCGGCAGGATCAGCTCCGGTCCCATGCCATCACCTGTTTGGCCACATTCTGCCCGCAGAGCAGCACCATCGGTACTCCGCCGCCCGGATTCACCGAGCCGCCCACAAAAAACAAGTTCGGGTAACGACGGCTCTGCTTGGGAGCCTTGAACGCAAGGTTCCTCCAACGGTCGCTGACGACCCCGTAGATGGATCCCCGATGGGAATGGTAAAGGCGCCGGATATCGGGGGGCGTTAGAACGTGCTCATAAACGATATGCCTGCGCAGGTCTTTGAGCCCCATGCGCTCCAGCTTGCTCAGGACCCTGTCTTTGAGGGCCTCATAATCTTGCGGTCCCCAGGGGCGATCCTCCCGAATGTAGGGGATATGCGGGAGAATCTTCAGGCAGTCACATCCCGGCGGAGCCACCGTGGGGTCCGTACGCGATGCGGCCACCACGTACAGCGTGGGGTCGCTCGGCAGTTCATACCGCTCAAACACCTCGGCAAAGTGGGCCTTCTGGTCTTTGCTGAAAAAGAAGTTGTGGTGCGCCAGCTGCGGGTACTGACAGTCGAGCCCCACATCGATAACCAGGCCCGAACACGCCGGCTCCAACCTCCTCTCCAACGACGCCACAACCGTCCGATCTTCACCCAGCAGCTCAGCATGGGCCGGCACAACCTCCATGTTGGACACCACGATATCAGCCGGGTGAAATGCACCCTCTGCCGTGACCACGCCGGTGACCCGTGATCCGTTGCGTGTGATCCGTATGACCTCCACGCCGCATTGAATTCGGATCCCCAGCTCCTGCATCAACCGTTGGAGCGCCTCCGCGATGCGATACAGCCCACCGTCCACGTACCAAAGGTCGTAACGGAACTGGATTGTGGGCAGACAATTCATGAACGCAGGTGCGCGGAGCGCGGACGAGCCGACGTACTTGATGAAAAAATCGAAAATGTCGCGGAAGTATGAGGTGCGGAAGTGCGCCGCCACCGCCTGGTGCATGGACCGGAACAGGTCAAACCGAAGAAACTTCCAGAGCCCGTAATGCCGGGCGAAATCCCGCCAGTTATCCAACCCCTGCTCAAAGTACCCCTCATGAATCAGGTCAAAGAGGCGGCCGGAATACTCCAGGAACCGTTCCACGTTCTCCGGCGGTTCTTTCACGCGGCGGGCCTGCTCCGCCATGGCGGCCGGTTCCGGCACCAGATCGACCACCGTTCCATCCTCGAAAAAGCACCGCCAGTGGGGCCGGACCGGGCGCAGGGTGATGTAGTCCCGCATCTCCCGGCCACTTCGTTCGAACAGGCGGGCCAGGATGTGCGGCAGGGTTAAAATCGAGGGACCCAGGTCAAAAGTGAATCCCTCCGCCCTGAGGACGTTGAGCTTTCCGCCAATCCGCTCGTTTTTTTCCAGGAGCTCAACCTCGTAACCCGCTTGGCGCAGGCTAATGGCGGCAGAGATCCCGCCCAGGCCCGCGCCGATCACGATAACCTTCTTGTTCGCCTGCATGGATGGTGGGGGGCAGGGTGGTCAGGGAGCAACTTTTGACAACCTCTGAAGCCCCTCCCGGGCAAGCCGGTTGACGGGCTGCAGTTCCAACGCGCGGCGGAAACACACGGCGGCTTCCGGGGCATTTCCCAGACGCTCGTGTGCCAGCGCCAAAAAAGTCAGGCAGCCGGGGTGACCCCACCGAGGTTCAGTCGGTCCTGCCGGGCCATCCCCTTCCGCGGTGAAGAGGGTATCGGCTTTTCGGAGTATGGCCAGCGTCTCCTGCCAGTCTGCCGGCTTCCGGGCGGTGTGAAACCGGCAGACGCCGAGCAAATACTGCACCCTGGGATTTTCCGCACCATGGGCCAGAGCCCACCGCTTGTGCCGCTCGATGCGCGGCCCCAGCCAAAGGGCCCGCCCCAGGCCACCCTCGGCCTTCATGCCGTAGAGCGTGCCCAACAGGGCGTGAATTTCGGCCTGTTCCGGATCCAGCCGCATGCCCTCGCGGAGGGTTTCAATCGCAGCTTCCAGCACCGGCCCCTCCGGCGGCGCATCTGCCCAGCTCCCCGAGGGGTGCCGGAGCCACAAGACGAGGTGAAACTGAGTTACACCCAGCCAGTAGCGTGCCAGAACCGAGTCGGGATCCTGTTGCACAGCCGTTTCGAAAGAACGGGCCGACATTTGAAACCCGGCCCCGTCCCAGTCCCGGTAGGCGCGTGCAAACTCCTTCACTCCCCGAATCAGTGCCTCACAGGGCGCCTGCTCCGCCCGCAGCCCCAGGACAGCCAGCATCGCCATCATGACCCAGCCGCGAACCATACCTTGACGAGCTTTAGCATGACGGCCGATCCTTGCAAGCCCATGACAACGGTAAGGGAAATCCTCGACGAGCAGCGCGCATTCTTTCGCACCGGCGCCACCCGTCCGCTCGAGTTCAGGGTCGAACAGTTGCGCCGCCTGCAGGATGCCCTCAAGGCCGGGGAAAACTTCCTGCTTCAGGCGCTGGCGAAAGATCTCGGTCGACCCGCTCCTGAGGCCGTGGTCAGCGAGATCGCGATGGTAGCCGCCGAGATCGAATACGCAGCGGCCAAGCTGCGTCGCTGGGTTCGACCGCAAAGGCGCCGGGTGCCCCTTCTGGCGTTCCCAGCCAGCGGATGGATTCAGCCCGAGCCGCTGGGTGTGGTGCTCATTCTGGGGCCGTGGAATTATCCGGTGCAACTGTTGCTGATGCCCCTGGTGGGAGCCATCGCGGCTGGCAACTGTGCCGTGCTCAAACCTTCGGAACTGGCTCCCGAAACCTCCAGGGCCCTCGCCCGGCTGATTCGCGACACGTTCTCCCCTGCCCATGTAAGGTTGCTGGAAGGGGGGCCCGATCTGGCCGAAGCCCTGGTGAGTGAGCCCTTTGACAAGATTTTCTTTACGGGCAGCCGGTCCACAGGCCGGCGCGTTATGTTGGCCGCGGCACACCATCTCACCCCCGTTGTGCTGGAGCTGGGCGGCAAGTCTCCCTGCATCGTGTGCAAGGATGCACCCTTGGACGTGGCCGCCCGGCGCATTGCCTGGGGCAAGTTTCTCAACGCCGGTCAGACGTGCGTGGCGCCGGACTTCGTCCTGGTGGAGGAACCCGTGTGCGAGGCCCTGATCGAAGCCCTCACGCGCGCCATCCGCGAGTTTTTCGGGGACAACCCCCGCCGGAGCGCCGACTATGGGCGCATTGTGAATCGGGCGCATTTCGAACGTCTGCGTTCCTTGCTGTCGGGTGGGCGGGTGATCTTGGGCGGCGACATGGATGCGGAAAGTCTGTACTTCGGTCCCACGCTCATCACCGACGTTTCGCCCGATGCGCCCTTGATGCAAGAGGAGATCTTCGGCCCTCTTTTGCCCATTCTCAGTTTCCGACATTTGGATGAGGCCCTGGAATGGCTGGCTCAACAACCCGCCCCTCTCGCGCTCTATCTGTTCACACGGCAGCGCGCCATCCAGGAGCGGGTCCTGGCCCGAACCCGCTCCGGCGGCGTCTGCATCAATGACACAATCCTCCAGGTGGCTGCCCGCGAACTGCCGTTTGGGGGACTGGGCCCCAGCGGGATGGGTGTTTACCACGGTCATGCCAGTTTCCAGACCTTTTCGCATTACCGGCCCGTGTTGCGTCGGTCACTCTTCCCGGACTGGCGGTGGCGCTATCCGCCTTCGCGGTTGGCGCTTTCCAGGCTGAAGTGCCTGGCAAGGTGGTTGTTACGATGGTGACCTTGCAACCCGGACCAATCTTCGCTAATCCACCGGCATGCCAAAACGCGTCCTGATTGTGGGAGCCGGACCCGGCGGACTGGCCGCCGCCCTGCTTTTGGCCCGGGCCGGGTTGCAGGTCATCATCCTCGAAAAGCAGCCCCGCGTCGGCGGGCGCACTTCATGCCTCGAAGGCAACGGATTTCGGTTCGACCTTGGCCCCACCTTCTTTCTCTATCCCCAGGTGCTCGAGGAAATCTTCGCCGCAGTGGGCCGGGACCTGTATCAGGAGGTCCCCATGAAGCGACTGGACCCCCAATACCGGCTGGTGTTTGGGGCCGGCGGCGAGCTGCTCTGTTCCCCCGACGTCGACCGCATGGAGGCCGAAATCGCACGCCTTTCGCCCACGGATGCCCGCGCCTTCCGCCTTTTCCTGAAGAACAATCGGGTCAAGCTCGAAAAGTTTGCCCCCTGCCTGCAAATGCCCTTTGAGGGATGGCAGGATCTGGTCAACCGGCGCATGCTCGCCGTTTTGCCGCATTTGAAGCCGTGGAGGTCGCTCCATGCCGAAATGGCCCGCTACTTTCGCGATCCCCGCCTTCAGTTGGCATTCACCTTCCAGTCCAAGTACCTGGGCATGTCCCCGTTTCAGTGTCCCAGCTTGTTCTCGATCCTGTCCTTCCTGGAGTACGAATATGGCATCTGGCATCCCATCGGCGGCTGCAACGCCCTCACGCGCGCCATGGCACGGGTCGCCACAGAGATGGGAGTTGAGCTACACCTGAACGAACCGGTCCTGGAAATCCTGATCCAAAACCGCCGTGCCGTTGGGGTCCGAACCGCGACGGCTCGTTACGATGCCGATGCGGTCGTTGTGAATGCCGACTTCGCCCACGCCATGACCACCCTCATTCCAAACCATCTGCGCCGTAAATGGACCGACGAAACCATCGCCCGAAAGCGCTTCTCCTGTTCCACGTTCATGATGTACCTGGGCATTGAGGGAACCTGCGAGGAGCTGCAACACCATAACATCTACATTGCAGCCGATTACCGCCGAAACCTCGAGGACATCGAGCAGCGCCACGTGCTTTCGGAGGACCCATCGTTCTACGTCCAAAATCCGTGCCGCACGGATCCCACGCTCGCACCGGCCGGCCACAGCCTCCTTTACGTTCTAGTGCCGGTGAGCCACAGGCACCCCAATATCCAGTGGAACCAGGAACGCAACAGATTCCGCCAGTTGGTGCTGCGACAGCTTGAGCGGATCGGCGTCCGCAACCTGGAGCCGCGCATCCGTTTCGAGCGCATCATCACACCGGACGACTGGGAACAACAGATGAACATTTACAAGGGCGCAACCTTCAACCTCGCCCATAATCTGGGACAGATGCTAATCTTTCGCCCGCACAACCGCTTTGAGGAATTCGACCGACTCTATCTGGTTGGCGGGGGCACCCACCCCGGTAGCGGCCTGCCGGTCATCTTCGAATCCGCACGCATTACCTCCCGGCTGCTCCTCGAAGACCTCGCCTGAGACGCTTCTGTCCCAGCAGGGCTTCCACATCCCTGGGTGCCGCGCAATTCCACCTCCACGAATCCACGACTGGGCATGATACACCCGACGGGCCCTTTCATCTGGCTACCGTGCCCCAACCGACAGGCCAGGTTCACCGCACCCAGGGTCCGGCACCCCTCCAAGTGTCTCCGTTGCCGCGGCCTGAAACCTTGAACGCGGCCATTGGGCTCAAGTAAAAAGAATGCGCAGACGTTGCTGTCGTGGAGCCACTCAGAACCACATCAACCACCACTGGACCCGATCCTTGCCAGATCTGTGCTCCGGAAAGCAGTCAGGCCCGGGGGGGCCCCGTCCGCAACCATGGCCGGGGCACACAACTAACCCGGTATCCGTGTGATGCAAGGGGCAACGGCCGACCTTGAATTGGGTCGCATACGGTCTGG
Above is a genomic segment from Limisphaera ngatamarikiensis containing:
- the crtI gene encoding phytoene desaturase family protein, which gives rise to MPKRVLIVGAGPGGLAAALLLARAGLQVIILEKQPRVGGRTSCLEGNGFRFDLGPTFFLYPQVLEEIFAAVGRDLYQEVPMKRLDPQYRLVFGAGGELLCSPDVDRMEAEIARLSPTDARAFRLFLKNNRVKLEKFAPCLQMPFEGWQDLVNRRMLAVLPHLKPWRSLHAEMARYFRDPRLQLAFTFQSKYLGMSPFQCPSLFSILSFLEYEYGIWHPIGGCNALTRAMARVATEMGVELHLNEPVLEILIQNRRAVGVRTATARYDADAVVVNADFAHAMTTLIPNHLRRKWTDETIARKRFSCSTFMMYLGIEGTCEELQHHNIYIAADYRRNLEDIEQRHVLSEDPSFYVQNPCRTDPTLAPAGHSLLYVLVPVSHRHPNIQWNQERNRFRQLVLRQLERIGVRNLEPRIRFERIITPDDWEQQMNIYKGATFNLAHNLGQMLIFRPHNRFEEFDRLYLVGGGTHPGSGLPVIFESARITSRLLLEDLA